Proteins encoded together in one Catellatospora citrea window:
- a CDS encoding TIM-barrel domain-containing protein, which yields MPFRPPLVAHEYFSADPPELPRRTHGEHGPETVVWAELTGKDSAGATLHAHTDAGTTLQLHIGAAGDGILRVRLSEEAGTRSRSARLLPLTQPDPGAVATVVTGENTVSVTAGPLTAEVTLSPWRLSFHDADGRRLLGADPGLTDISGRMRTLPLGCSRVDGQIVAYHESFAMPADEVLSGTGERFTALNLRGQRPVMWNFDAFGSESDRAYKNVPFYQSSMGYGIVVDSGLPVEFDFGASTGSVTQVIVPDDLIDYYVLAGPTPADVLARYNALTGRPACPPKWAFGSWISSGFCRDTQEQVLARAATIRAHGIPCDVLHLDTYWQAEGTWSHLLWDPVAFPDPDAMLATLHEQGFRVCVWTNSYLSHRTDRFAEAAERGFLLRRADGAVYVADSWHGSFPAGGIVDFTNPEATAWFQDLLRPLARQGVDVFKTDFAEGVPADAVAFNGMTGTELHNVYALLFNDAVAEVTREVHGHGMVWARSSYLGGQRHAAQWGGDTMCSYEALASSMNGGLAHGLSGVPYWSHDSGGFCGTPSDDLFLRWAQFGALSPLVRFHGTTSREPWRFPAVEADVIEALRLRYRLLPYLYSAALRSAETGEPMMRALAVDSPADAASWRAEHVYRLGTDLLVAPMISASRQRDVYLPPGEWVDWWSGDVVGGGVTLRVAPPLTQLPLWVRRDALLPVAEPAAHLADGPWAQLTLLSFGGGDGSCVIRDDGHASTVAARRDGDTLSMTIAGPARVTAIAFPTVAGGTPPATVLVNGVRATLGPVDGLLTATWQAPGD from the coding sequence ATGCCGTTCCGCCCACCGCTGGTGGCCCACGAGTACTTCTCCGCCGACCCGCCGGAACTGCCCCGGCGCACGCACGGCGAACACGGCCCCGAGACCGTCGTGTGGGCCGAGCTGACCGGCAAGGACTCCGCCGGCGCGACGCTGCACGCGCACACCGACGCCGGCACCACGCTGCAGCTGCACATCGGCGCGGCCGGCGACGGCATACTGCGGGTGCGCCTGTCCGAGGAGGCCGGCACCCGCAGCCGCAGCGCCCGGCTGCTCCCGCTCACCCAGCCCGACCCGGGCGCGGTGGCCACCGTCGTGACCGGCGAGAACACCGTCTCCGTCACGGCCGGCCCGCTGACCGCCGAGGTGACGCTGAGCCCGTGGCGGCTGTCCTTCCACGACGCCGACGGCCGCCGCCTGCTGGGCGCCGACCCCGGCCTCACCGACATCTCCGGCCGCATGCGCACCCTGCCGCTGGGCTGCTCCCGGGTGGACGGGCAGATCGTGGCGTATCACGAGAGCTTCGCGATGCCCGCCGACGAGGTGCTGTCCGGCACCGGCGAGCGCTTCACCGCGCTGAACCTGCGCGGCCAGCGGCCGGTGATGTGGAACTTCGACGCCTTCGGCAGCGAGTCCGACCGGGCGTACAAGAACGTGCCGTTCTACCAGTCCAGCATGGGCTACGGGATCGTGGTCGACTCCGGCCTGCCGGTCGAGTTCGACTTCGGCGCGTCCACCGGCAGCGTCACCCAGGTGATCGTGCCCGACGACCTGATCGACTACTACGTGCTCGCCGGGCCCACCCCGGCCGACGTGCTGGCCCGCTACAACGCGCTCACCGGCCGCCCCGCCTGCCCGCCGAAGTGGGCGTTCGGCTCCTGGATCTCGTCGGGCTTCTGCCGCGACACGCAGGAGCAGGTGCTGGCCCGCGCGGCGACCATCCGCGCGCACGGCATCCCCTGCGACGTGCTGCACCTGGACACCTACTGGCAGGCCGAGGGCACCTGGTCGCACCTGCTCTGGGACCCGGTGGCCTTCCCCGACCCGGACGCGATGCTGGCCACCCTGCACGAGCAGGGCTTCCGGGTGTGCGTGTGGACGAACTCGTACCTGTCGCACCGCACCGACCGCTTCGCCGAGGCCGCCGAGCGGGGATTCCTGCTGCGCCGGGCCGACGGTGCGGTGTACGTCGCCGACTCCTGGCACGGCTCGTTCCCCGCGGGCGGCATCGTCGACTTCACCAACCCGGAGGCGACGGCCTGGTTCCAGGACCTGCTCCGGCCGCTGGCCCGGCAGGGCGTGGACGTGTTCAAGACCGACTTCGCCGAGGGCGTGCCCGCCGACGCGGTCGCCTTCAACGGCATGACCGGCACCGAGCTGCACAACGTGTACGCGCTGCTGTTCAACGACGCCGTCGCCGAGGTCACCCGCGAGGTGCACGGGCACGGCATGGTGTGGGCGCGCTCGTCGTACCTGGGCGGGCAGCGCCATGCCGCGCAGTGGGGCGGCGACACGATGTGCTCGTACGAGGCGCTGGCCTCGTCGATGAACGGCGGGCTCGCGCACGGGCTGTCGGGCGTGCCGTACTGGTCGCACGACAGCGGCGGCTTCTGCGGCACCCCGAGCGACGACCTCTTCCTGCGCTGGGCGCAGTTCGGGGCGCTGTCGCCGCTGGTGCGCTTCCACGGCACGACCAGCCGCGAGCCGTGGCGCTTCCCCGCCGTCGAAGCGGACGTGATCGAGGCGCTGCGGCTGCGCTACCGGCTGCTGCCGTACCTCTACTCGGCCGCGCTGCGCTCCGCGGAGACCGGCGAGCCGATGATGCGCGCCCTGGCCGTGGACTCCCCGGCCGACGCGGCCTCGTGGCGGGCCGAGCACGTGTACCGGCTCGGCACGGATCTGCTGGTCGCGCCCATGATCAGTGCGAGCCGGCAGCGGGACGTCTACCTGCCGCCGGGCGAGTGGGTCGACTGGTGGAGCGGCGACGTGGTCGGCGGTGGCGTCACGCTGCGGGTCGCGCCCCCGCTGACCCAGCTGCCGCTGTGGGTGCGCCGCGACGCCCTGCTGCCGGTCGCCGAGCCCGCCGCGCACCTGGCCGACGGGCCGTGGGCGCAGCTCACGCTGCTCAGCTTCGGTGGCGGCGACGGCTCGTGCGTGATCCGTGACGACGGTCACGCAAGCACTGTCGCAGCGCGGCGGGACGGGGATACGCTCTCGATGACCATCGCCGGGCCGGCCCGGGTCACGGCGATCGCGTTCCCCACCGTCGCCGGTGGCACCCCTCCGGCCACCGTGCTGGTCAACGGCGTGCGGGCCACGCTGGGCCCGGTGGACGGCCTGCTCACGGCGACCTGGCAGGCACCAGGAGACTGA
- a CDS encoding beta-galactosidase, with translation MPTKSFFHGADWNPEQWPEQVWAEDLALMREARVTAATVGVFSWSRLEPTPGAYDFGWLDRVLDGLHEHGIDAVLATPTASPPPWFTQAHPNALTMRRDGVRLVHGSRDTYCVNAPAYRAVSLRIASALAERYARHPAVRLWHVHNEYGTWCFCDHCARAFRGWLRERHGTLDVLNDAWTTDFWSQRYADWAQVLPPRATQYLGNPAQELDYRRFLSDRMLAAYTEQRDAIKQVAPQAQVTTNFVLGGWVPVDHARWSHEVDLVAIDHYPSSLDGAPAQSAFAADAARGWSAAAGHGGRWLLMEHAPAHVTEDGVQRRKPPGMLARIALAHIARGSQGAMYFQWRASAGGAEQWHTGLIAHPGSTTRVFAEARALGNHLAAEGRAPSYRSAYKKVPFLTDQPAGPGLAGAGSGAARADVVGSGEVAVWFDELCGWAVGASHLPMPVDYRGIVEGWHRTLWRRGHHVDVVPPAAALAGYRVLVVPAAYLLSDESARRLDEYVHEGGHLVVTYLSGIVDEHLRVRCGGYPGALRELLGVRVEEFDPLPAGVAVGLDTGDTATGWTEHLTVPGAAVLARYPDGRPAVTQRAHGAGVAYYVSCALDDAARVRLLDEVCAAAGAAPVLPDLPDGVEAVRTPDGIWLFNHTDERHEIAGRPVGGGAVVRLPPS, from the coding sequence GTGCCAACAAAGTCGTTCTTCCACGGTGCGGACTGGAACCCGGAGCAGTGGCCCGAGCAGGTCTGGGCCGAGGACCTCGCCCTCATGCGCGAGGCCCGCGTCACCGCGGCCACCGTCGGCGTGTTCAGCTGGTCACGCCTGGAGCCGACCCCCGGGGCGTACGACTTCGGCTGGCTCGACCGCGTCCTCGACGGCCTGCACGAGCACGGGATCGATGCGGTGCTGGCCACCCCGACCGCGTCCCCGCCGCCCTGGTTCACCCAGGCCCACCCGAACGCGCTCACCATGCGCCGCGACGGCGTACGCCTGGTCCACGGCTCCCGCGACACCTACTGCGTCAACGCCCCGGCCTACCGCGCCGTGAGCCTGCGCATCGCGTCCGCGCTGGCCGAGCGCTACGCCCGGCACCCGGCCGTGCGGCTGTGGCACGTGCACAACGAGTACGGCACCTGGTGCTTCTGCGACCACTGCGCCCGCGCCTTCCGAGGCTGGCTGCGCGAGCGCCACGGCACCCTCGACGTGCTCAACGACGCCTGGACCACGGACTTCTGGAGCCAGCGGTACGCCGACTGGGCGCAGGTGCTCCCGCCGCGCGCCACGCAGTACCTCGGCAACCCCGCACAGGAGTTGGACTACCGGCGCTTCCTGTCCGACCGCATGCTCGCCGCGTACACCGAGCAGCGCGACGCGATCAAGCAGGTCGCGCCGCAGGCACAGGTCACCACGAACTTCGTGCTCGGCGGCTGGGTGCCGGTCGACCACGCCCGCTGGTCGCACGAGGTCGACCTGGTCGCCATCGACCACTACCCGTCCTCGCTGGACGGCGCGCCCGCGCAGAGCGCGTTCGCGGCCGACGCCGCGCGGGGCTGGTCGGCCGCGGCCGGCCACGGCGGCCGCTGGCTGCTGATGGAGCACGCCCCCGCCCACGTCACCGAAGACGGCGTCCAGCGCCGCAAACCGCCTGGCATGCTCGCCCGCATCGCCCTCGCCCACATCGCCCGCGGCTCGCAGGGCGCCATGTACTTCCAGTGGCGCGCCAGCGCAGGCGGCGCCGAACAGTGGCACACCGGCCTCATCGCGCACCCCGGCTCCACCACCCGCGTCTTCGCCGAAGCCCGCGCCCTCGGCAACCACCTAGCGGCAGAAGGAAGGGCACCTTCTTATCGCTCCGCGTATAAGAAGGTGCCCTTCTTAACCGATCAACCCGCTGGACCTGGGCTTGCGGGCGCTGGATCGGGGGCGGCGCGGGCGGACGTGGTCGGCAGCGGCGAGGTCGCGGTGTGGTTCGACGAGCTGTGCGGGTGGGCGGTCGGGGCCTCTCACCTGCCCATGCCCGTGGACTACCGGGGCATCGTCGAAGGCTGGCACCGGACGCTGTGGCGGCGTGGTCACCACGTGGACGTGGTGCCGCCCGCGGCGGCGCTCGCCGGATACCGCGTGCTGGTCGTGCCCGCGGCGTACCTGCTCTCCGACGAGTCGGCGCGCAGGCTGGACGAGTACGTGCACGAGGGCGGGCACCTGGTGGTGACCTACCTGTCCGGGATCGTGGACGAGCACCTGCGGGTGCGCTGCGGCGGTTACCCGGGGGCGTTGCGGGAACTGCTCGGGGTCCGGGTGGAGGAGTTCGATCCCCTGCCGGCCGGGGTGGCGGTCGGGCTCGACACCGGTGACACCGCCACGGGGTGGACCGAGCACCTGACCGTTCCTGGAGCGGCAGTGCTCGCCCGCTATCCCGACGGCCGTCCGGCGGTCACCCAGCGCGCGCACGGTGCGGGCGTCGCCTACTACGTCTCCTGCGCCCTGGACGACGCTGCGCGGGTCCGGCTGCTGGACGAAGTCTGCGCGGCCGCGGGGGCGGCACCGGTCCTGCCCGACCTGCCCGACGGTGTCGAAGCGGTGCGGACCCCCGACGGGATCTGGCTGTTCAACCACACGGACGAGCGGCACGAGATCGCGGGCCGACCGGTCGGCGGGGGCGCTGTCGTGCGGCTCCCGCCCTCCTGA
- a CDS encoding DUF1254 domain-containing protein, with product MSIPKEILAAIGMPETLDTPLGRFAFHDGLPAQDGVDGLFDALDLVRAVEAFLVAMPGASLAAMRTGLRSVGVTSARQIGVTEPRLNSTSLYLTPDTDTTYGHTFLDLDTDGPTVVEVPPNSLCVVDDFWFRHVTDLGLAGPDQGKGGKYLFLPPDHEDEVPDGYFTFRSPTFTNWAMFRALDGVDAVKSVRVYPLSQAAYPPPNEYVDLADRPHNTVHANDATFYDEVDVVVQEEPLDSLDPERRGILASIGLVKGDVFAPDQRLRAVLDKAAPLGAGIARALAFRPRDPEAYHYPDSSWKRVFVGGSHEFLREGARLLDARAMFHYLATVVTPAMAASPVGTGSAYAYTAEDADARWLDGGRSYRLHLPRHIPAKTFWSVSVYDCQTRSLLVTDTPYPSVTSLSGTVEANADGTTDVHFGPTPPPGRESNWIQTVPGKHWFTMLRLHGPLQPWYDQTWRPSEVERTG from the coding sequence ATGTCCATTCCGAAGGAGATCCTGGCCGCCATCGGCATGCCGGAGACGCTGGACACCCCGCTCGGCCGGTTCGCCTTCCACGACGGACTGCCCGCGCAGGACGGTGTCGACGGGCTCTTCGACGCGCTCGACCTGGTCCGCGCGGTCGAGGCGTTCCTCGTGGCCATGCCGGGCGCGTCACTCGCGGCGATGCGGACGGGCCTGCGCAGCGTGGGCGTCACCTCGGCCCGTCAGATCGGCGTCACCGAGCCGCGGTTGAACTCCACCAGCCTCTACCTGACCCCCGACACCGACACCACGTACGGCCACACCTTCCTGGATCTGGACACCGACGGGCCGACGGTCGTCGAGGTGCCGCCGAACTCGCTGTGCGTCGTCGACGACTTCTGGTTCCGCCACGTCACCGACCTGGGCCTGGCCGGGCCCGACCAGGGCAAGGGCGGCAAGTACCTGTTCCTGCCCCCGGACCACGAGGACGAGGTGCCCGACGGCTACTTCACCTTCCGCAGCCCGACCTTCACCAACTGGGCGATGTTCCGGGCGCTCGACGGCGTCGACGCGGTCAAGAGCGTCCGGGTGTACCCGCTGTCCCAGGCCGCCTACCCGCCCCCGAACGAGTACGTCGACCTCGCCGACCGGCCGCACAACACCGTGCATGCCAACGACGCCACCTTCTACGACGAGGTCGACGTCGTGGTCCAGGAGGAGCCGCTGGACTCGCTCGACCCCGAACGGCGCGGCATCCTGGCGAGCATCGGCCTCGTCAAGGGCGACGTGTTCGCCCCCGACCAGCGCCTGCGCGCCGTCCTCGACAAGGCCGCCCCGCTCGGCGCGGGCATCGCGCGAGCACTGGCGTTCCGCCCGCGTGACCCCGAGGCCTACCACTACCCCGACTCCTCGTGGAAGCGCGTCTTCGTCGGCGGCAGCCACGAGTTCCTGCGCGAGGGCGCCCGGCTGCTCGACGCCCGCGCGATGTTCCACTACCTCGCCACCGTGGTCACGCCCGCGATGGCGGCGTCACCCGTGGGCACCGGCTCCGCGTACGCCTACACCGCCGAGGACGCCGACGCACGGTGGCTCGACGGCGGGCGCTCGTACCGGCTGCACCTGCCGCGACACATCCCGGCGAAGACGTTCTGGTCGGTGTCCGTCTACGACTGCCAGACCCGCTCGCTGCTGGTCACCGACACCCCGTACCCGAGCGTGACCAGCCTGTCCGGCACGGTCGAGGCCAACGCCGACGGCACGACGGACGTGCACTTCGGCCCCACGCCGCCGCCCGGCCGGGAGTCGAACTGGATCCAGACCGTGCCCGGCAAGCACTGGTTCACCATGCTGCGCCTGCACGGCCCACTCCAGCCCTGGTACGACCAGACCTGGCGCCCCAGCGAGGTGGAACGCACCGGCTGA
- the hisN gene encoding histidinol-phosphatase, producing MARYSDDLGLAHVLADTADSISMSRFKALDLYVESKPDLTPVSDADTAVEKALRATLARTRSRDGVLGEEFGVTGNSGNRQWVIDPIDGTKNFIRGVPIWGTLIALMEGDEPVVGMVSAPALGRRWWAARGLGAFAGRHQAAAQPIRVSGVRRLADASFCYSSLDGWEQTGRLASVLDLMRKTWRSRAYGDFYGYMLLAEGALDIMIEPELMLWDMAALVPIVTEAGGNFTDLSGRTGAGGGSAVATNGQLHDDVLERLSPAGLRAL from the coding sequence ATGGCCCGCTACTCGGACGACCTTGGGCTTGCCCACGTGCTGGCGGACACCGCCGACTCCATCTCCATGTCCCGGTTCAAGGCGCTCGACCTCTACGTGGAGAGCAAGCCCGACCTGACGCCCGTCTCGGACGCGGACACGGCGGTGGAGAAGGCGCTGCGCGCGACGCTGGCGCGGACCCGATCGCGGGACGGGGTGCTCGGCGAGGAGTTCGGGGTCACCGGCAACAGCGGCAACCGGCAGTGGGTCATCGACCCGATCGACGGCACCAAGAACTTCATCCGCGGCGTGCCGATCTGGGGCACGCTGATCGCGCTGATGGAGGGCGACGAGCCCGTCGTCGGCATGGTCTCCGCGCCCGCGCTGGGCCGCCGCTGGTGGGCCGCGCGCGGGCTGGGCGCGTTCGCGGGCCGCCACCAGGCCGCCGCGCAGCCGATCCGGGTCTCCGGCGTGCGCCGGCTGGCCGACGCGAGCTTCTGCTACTCCTCCCTGGACGGCTGGGAGCAGACCGGCCGGCTGGCCTCGGTCCTCGACCTGATGCGCAAGACCTGGCGCAGCCGGGCGTACGGCGACTTCTACGGCTACATGCTGCTGGCCGAGGGCGCGCTCGACATCATGATCGAGCCCGAGCTGATGCTCTGGGACATGGCCGCGCTGGTGCCGATCGTCACCGAGGCGGGCGGCAACTTCACCGACCTGTCCGGCCGGACCGGCGCCGGCGGCGGGTCCGCGGTGGCCACCAACGGGCAGCTGCACGACGACGTGCTGGAGCGGCTGAGCCCGGCCGGACTTCGCGCGCTGTAG
- a CDS encoding DUF2087 domain-containing protein, with amino-acid sequence MGADPEKVLRTFLDEHGRLTSMPAKAGKRRVLLEHIVAAFEPGVKMTEREVDAVLRAFYETDWVSLRRYLIDTGLMARADGLYWRTGGYVEV; translated from the coding sequence ATGGGTGCGGACCCGGAAAAGGTGCTCCGGACGTTCCTCGACGAGCACGGGCGGCTGACCTCGATGCCGGCGAAGGCGGGCAAGCGGCGGGTGCTGCTGGAACACATCGTCGCGGCCTTCGAGCCGGGCGTGAAGATGACCGAGCGCGAGGTCGACGCGGTGCTGCGGGCCTTCTACGAGACCGACTGGGTGTCGCTGCGCCGCTACCTGATCGACACCGGCCTGATGGCGCGCGCCGACGGCCTCTACTGGCGCACCGGCGGCTACGTCGAGGTCTGA
- the rsgA gene encoding ribosome small subunit-dependent GTPase A, whose protein sequence is MKKKREYDEDDVKVRATKSSRSRPRTRTRPKHDDAVTGFVVAVDRGRYTCVVHEGKKVFEVTCMRARELGRKSVVVGDEVGLVGDVTGDAGSLARIVRIEERRSVLRRTADDDDTTAEGRIERVVVANADQLVIVSALADPPPREGFIDRCLVAAYAADIEPLLCLTKADLAGPEQVLSYYAELDLDHVLTRPDGDLDELRERLSGRRSVLVGHSGVGKSTLVNRLIPDARRAVGVVSAIGKGRHTSTSAVALRLPDKRESWIIDTPGVRSFGLALVSSDDLLHGFPDLVEGTVDCPPNCEHNGGECALDAWVAQGKADARRLASYRRLLSSRAGDTETGQTST, encoded by the coding sequence GTGAAGAAGAAGCGGGAGTACGACGAGGACGACGTGAAGGTGCGGGCCACCAAGTCGTCGCGTTCGCGTCCCCGCACCCGCACCCGGCCCAAGCACGACGACGCGGTGACCGGGTTCGTGGTCGCCGTCGACCGGGGCCGCTACACCTGCGTGGTGCACGAGGGCAAGAAGGTCTTCGAGGTCACCTGCATGCGGGCGCGTGAGCTGGGCCGCAAGTCCGTCGTGGTGGGCGACGAGGTCGGCCTGGTCGGCGACGTGACCGGCGACGCGGGCAGCCTGGCCCGGATCGTACGGATCGAGGAGCGGCGCTCGGTGCTGCGGCGCACCGCCGACGACGACGACACCACGGCCGAGGGCCGCATCGAGCGCGTGGTGGTCGCCAACGCCGACCAGCTCGTGATCGTGAGCGCGCTGGCCGACCCGCCGCCGCGCGAGGGCTTCATCGACCGGTGCCTGGTCGCCGCGTACGCCGCCGACATCGAGCCGCTGCTGTGCCTGACCAAGGCCGACCTGGCCGGGCCGGAGCAGGTGCTGAGCTACTACGCCGAGCTGGACCTCGACCACGTGCTGACCCGCCCCGACGGCGACCTCGACGAGCTGCGCGAGCGGCTGTCCGGCCGGCGCTCGGTGCTGGTCGGGCACTCCGGTGTGGGCAAGTCGACGCTGGTCAACCGGCTCATTCCGGACGCGCGCCGGGCGGTCGGCGTGGTCAGTGCCATCGGCAAGGGGCGGCACACCTCGACCAGCGCGGTCGCGCTGCGGCTGCCCGACAAGCGCGAGTCGTGGATCATCGACACCCCGGGCGTACGCAGCTTCGGCCTGGCCCTGGTCTCCTCCGACGACCTGCTGCACGGCTTCCCCGACCTGGTCGAGGGCACCGTGGACTGCCCGCCGAACTGCGAGCACAACGGCGGCGAGTGCGCCCTGGACGCCTGGGTGGCGCAGGGCAAGGCCGACGCGCGCCGGCTGGCGTCGTACCGCCGCCTGCTCTCCTCGCGGGCAGGCGACACCGAGACCGGTCAGACCTCGACGTAG
- the aroA gene encoding 3-phosphoshikimate 1-carboxyvinyltransferase, which yields MSRALVPWTAPTAVDATDAVVRLPGSKSITARALVLSALGMGPSTLLAPLRARDTELMAAGLRALGAHVTTSDDERWEIRPRPLVGPAHVAVGLAGTVMRFLPPVATLANGPVTFDGDPRARQRPLGPLLKALRALGATIDASSIDGLPLTVHGKGGLRGGEVAVDASLSSQLISGLLLAAADFDEGVTVRHVGDNPVPSAPHLRMTVQMLRAAGAAVDDSVRDVWHVAPGRLSGRAWQIEPDLSGAAPFFGAALVTGGSVTLAGWPRSSVQPVDKVRQLLGALGGTVTLSERGLTVTGTGAISGIDADLSDVGELTPVVAALATLADGPSTLRGVGHIRTHETDRLAALARELTALGARVTETPDGLAITPGPLTGTVFETYDDHRMAHAAAVIGLRVPGVALTDVACTSKTLPEFPALWSAVVAGR from the coding sequence GTGAGCAGAGCACTCGTGCCATGGACCGCACCGACCGCGGTCGATGCGACCGACGCTGTCGTGCGCCTGCCGGGTTCGAAGTCCATCACCGCCCGGGCCCTCGTGCTGTCCGCGCTCGGCATGGGGCCGTCGACGCTGCTGGCCCCACTGCGCGCCCGCGACACCGAGCTGATGGCGGCCGGGCTGCGCGCGCTGGGCGCGCACGTGACCACCTCCGACGACGAGCGCTGGGAGATCCGGCCCCGGCCGCTGGTCGGGCCCGCCCACGTCGCCGTCGGCCTGGCCGGCACGGTGATGCGCTTCCTGCCGCCGGTGGCCACGCTGGCCAACGGGCCGGTCACCTTCGACGGCGACCCCCGGGCCCGGCAGCGCCCGCTCGGGCCGCTGCTCAAGGCGTTGCGCGCGCTGGGCGCGACGATCGACGCGTCGAGCATCGACGGCCTGCCGCTGACCGTGCACGGCAAGGGCGGGCTGCGCGGCGGCGAGGTCGCCGTCGACGCCTCGCTGTCCAGCCAGCTGATCTCCGGCCTGCTGCTGGCGGCGGCCGACTTCGACGAGGGCGTCACGGTCCGCCACGTCGGCGACAATCCCGTGCCCAGCGCGCCGCACCTGCGCATGACGGTGCAGATGCTGCGCGCCGCGGGCGCGGCGGTCGACGACTCGGTCCGTGATGTCTGGCACGTGGCGCCCGGCCGACTGTCCGGGCGGGCCTGGCAGATCGAGCCCGACCTGTCCGGCGCGGCCCCGTTCTTCGGCGCGGCGCTGGTCACCGGCGGCAGCGTCACCCTGGCCGGCTGGCCGCGCAGCAGCGTGCAACCGGTGGACAAGGTCCGGCAGCTGCTCGGCGCGCTGGGCGGCACGGTCACCCTCTCCGAGCGCGGCCTCACCGTCACCGGCACGGGCGCCATCAGCGGCATCGACGCCGACCTGTCCGACGTGGGCGAGCTGACCCCGGTCGTCGCCGCGCTGGCCACACTCGCCGACGGCCCGTCGACGCTGCGCGGCGTCGGGCACATCCGCACCCACGAGACCGACCGGCTGGCCGCGCTGGCCCGCGAGCTGACCGCGCTCGGCGCACGGGTCACCGAGACCCCGGACGGGCTGGCCATCACACCCGGCCCGCTGACCGGCACGGTCTTCGAGACCTACGACGACCACCGGATGGCGCACGCCGCCGCCGTCATCGGGCTGCGGGTCCCCGGGGTCGCGCTCACCGACGTGGCGTGTACCTCCAAGACCCTGCCCGAATTCCCGGCACTATGGAGCGCGGTGGTCGCCGGACGATGA
- a CDS encoding SOS response-associated peptidase, with protein sequence MCGRYATTRTAADLTALFAAEDETAESLAPDYNLAPTDPAPIVRVCATREARVLSLARWGLVPPWADDPRTGLKLINARAETLATSRVFAPSFAGRRCIVPADGWYEWVRTENGKQAYYMTDPVAGRGLAFAGLWTSSKFGLSCTVITTAAQGELARVHDRMPLLLEPELWEAWLTAPADPELLAPPGPGYLSGLEIRPVGAAVGNVRNDGPELTRRLAEPDVQISLF encoded by the coding sequence ATGTGTGGGCGGTACGCGACGACACGTACGGCGGCGGATCTGACTGCGCTGTTCGCGGCCGAGGACGAGACCGCCGAGTCGCTGGCTCCCGACTACAACCTCGCGCCCACCGACCCGGCCCCGATCGTGCGCGTCTGCGCGACGCGGGAGGCCCGGGTGCTGAGCCTGGCGCGGTGGGGCCTGGTGCCGCCGTGGGCCGACGATCCGCGCACCGGGCTGAAGCTGATCAACGCGCGGGCCGAGACGCTGGCCACCTCGCGGGTGTTCGCGCCGTCGTTCGCGGGCAGGCGCTGCATCGTGCCGGCCGACGGCTGGTACGAGTGGGTGCGCACGGAGAACGGCAAGCAGGCCTATTACATGACCGACCCGGTCGCCGGGCGCGGGTTGGCCTTCGCCGGGCTGTGGACGTCGTCGAAGTTCGGCCTGAGCTGCACCGTCATCACCACGGCGGCGCAGGGCGAGCTGGCCCGGGTGCACGACCGCATGCCGCTGCTGCTGGAGCCGGAGCTGTGGGAGGCGTGGCTGACCGCCCCGGCCGACCCGGAACTGCTCGCGCCGCCGGGGCCCGGGTATCTGTCCGGTCTGGAGATCCGTCCGGTGGGCGCGGCGGTCGGCAACGTACGCAATGATGGTCCTGAATTGACGAGGCGGCTCGCCGAGCCGGACGTTCAGATCAGTCTGTTCTGA
- a CDS encoding alpha/beta hydrolase family protein: MQGQEETVDTGRGPAGVTVTMPGGATGAGRVAAPIALLVLGHGAGGSVDAPDLVAVHDAAVAAGVAVALVTQPYRVAGRRAPAPAAHLDEAWRTVVDVLVERLPGLPLIVGGRSSGARVACRTAAAVGAVGIVALAFPLHPPGKPARSRAAELITGLPTLVVNGSSDPFGVPDAAPGVEIVVLEGERHDLRKAPDTVGRAVVTWLRARGWAGGGDRA; the protein is encoded by the coding sequence ATGCAAGGTCAGGAAGAAACGGTCGACACCGGGCGCGGCCCGGCAGGAGTGACCGTCACGATGCCCGGCGGTGCGACCGGGGCAGGCAGAGTCGCCGCCCCGATCGCGCTGCTGGTGCTCGGTCACGGGGCGGGTGGCAGTGTCGACGCGCCCGACCTGGTCGCGGTGCACGACGCCGCGGTCGCCGCCGGAGTGGCGGTGGCCCTGGTCACCCAGCCCTACCGAGTCGCCGGTCGGCGCGCGCCCGCGCCCGCGGCGCACCTCGACGAGGCGTGGCGGACGGTCGTGGACGTGCTGGTCGAACGCCTGCCCGGGCTGCCGCTGATCGTGGGCGGCCGCTCCAGCGGGGCGCGGGTCGCCTGCCGCACCGCCGCCGCGGTCGGCGCGGTCGGCATCGTGGCGCTGGCGTTCCCGCTGCACCCGCCGGGCAAGCCGGCGCGCAGCCGGGCCGCGGAGCTGATCACCGGGCTGCCCACGCTCGTCGTCAACGGCTCCAGTGATCCGTTCGGGGTGCCCGATGCCGCACCGGGGGTCGAGATCGTTGTCCTCGAGGGGGAGCGACACGACCTGCGCAAGGCGCCGGACACCGTCGGCCGGGCCGTGGTCACGTGGCTGCGCGCCCGCGGCTGGGCGGGTGGCGGCGATCGGGCGTGA